GAGGGCGGAGACCGCGGCGCCCAGCTGGACGGTGTCGAGGCCGGCCGCCGTGTCGGCGAGGGTCTGCTGCTCGTCGTACGCGAGCTTGGCGACGACGTCCGCGATCGGGTCGTCCACGGCGATGTCGGCGGTCACGGCGGGCGCCCGGCCCGACTGCTGCTGGGCGGCGAGCCCGGCGAGCGCGAGGCGCAGATCGCGGTATCCGGGGTACCCCAGGAGGCGGGCCGTGCGGACCACGGTGGCCTCGCTCGTGCCCGTGAGCTCCGCGAGACCGGTGACGGTGAGGGCGGCGCAGCCGGCCGGGTCGGCGGCCACGGCTTCGGCGACCCGCTGCATGGAGCGGGTCATGGACGGCGCGAGCGTGCGCACCTTGGCCGCGAGGGCGGCCGGGGCGGGCGGGGCGCTGTCGCCGGTGAAAATTTCCTTCACTCGATTGGTCACATCTGAAAGATATTTTCAAAGCGGGTGTGCGTCAAGACCCCAAAAGTCCCGATCGCGCGACCGGCGACAATGGGACACATGGAACCCATGTCCCCCTTGGAACAGTCGCTGCACACCGCCCGCGCCCTGGTGCTCGCCGACCTCGCCGCCCGCGACGTGGCCGAGGCCGACGTCGTCTCGCTGGTCGAGGACGCGGTGACGCAGCGGCGGTGGTGGGTGGAGCAGTGGCCGGCCGGGGTGGAATTTGTCCTCGGGCTCGTGGCTCAGGACGTACAGGACGCGCTGCTGGAGAAGTACGGGCGCTGGCCGCTCTGCCCGGTGTGCGCGGACGAGGACCCGCACGCGCTGGAGGTCGAGCCGGAGCTCGGCGCCGACCCGCACTGGGTGTGCGCGAAGCAGGCCGTGATCGTGGCGCCGGTCGGGTCCTTGTCGTGACCGTGTTCATCGATCCGCCGACCTGGCCGGGGCACGGGCGGATGTGGTCGCACCTGGTCAGCGACGCGAGCTTCGAGGAGCTGCACGCCTTCGCGGCGGGCATCGGCTGCCCGCCGCGCGCCTTCGAGCGCGATCACTACGACGTGCCCTCGCACCGCTACGACGACGCCGTGCGCGCCGGTGCGGTCGAGATCGGCTCCAAGGAGCTCGTGCGGCGGATTACCGAGGCGGGGCTGCGACGGCCGAAGGGGCGTCCGTCGGCGTAAGCGCTGAAACGGACTTCGCGATCACGCGCGATGCGCTCTGGCGCTGGAAGCGCAGCGACACCGCCGCGAGCGCGATGGCGCCCGCCGTCATCGCCGCACCGGCCCAGGCGGTCGCCGCGTAACCCAGGCCCGCGCTGATGACGATGCCGCCGAGCCACGGGCCGCCCGTGTTGCCGAGGTTGAACGCCGACGTCGTGGTCGCGCCCGCGAGCGTGGGGGCGGCGCCCGCCACGTTGAACATCCGGGCGTTCAGGGCGGGGGCCGTGTAGAAGGCCGACGTACCGAGGAGGAAGGCGAGGACGATCACGGCCGGGGTGCTGTGCGCGAAGAGCGCCAGCGCGATCAGGAAGATCGTGGAGGCGGCGGTTCCGGTGAGCAGTACGCCGAAGAGGTGCGCGTCCGCCACGCGTCCGCCGACCGTCGTACCGACGAGCGCACCGAAGCCGAAGAGCGCGAGCACGCCCGGGACCCAGCTCTCGGAGAGGCCCGCGGTGTCCGTGAGCAGCGGCGCGAGGTAGCTGAACGCGCAGAAGACGCCGCCCGCGGCGAGCGCGGTGATCGCGATCGAGAGCCAGACCTGGCGGTCGCGGTAGATGCTCAGCTCCCGCTTGAGCTGCGGCTTCTCGGCCGGGAGCGGGATGCGCGGGATGAGCGTTGTCACGCCCACGAGCGCGATCGCCGAGGCCGCGCCGACCGCCCAGAACGCCGAACGCCAGCCGAGGCTGTCGCCGAGGAACGCGCCCGCCGGGACGCCGAGAACGTTCGCGATGGAGAGCCCGCCGATCATGACCGCCATCGCGCGGGCGCGGGCGTTGACCGGGACCATCGCGATGGCGACTGCCGCGCCGACCGCCCAGAAGCCCGCGCAGGCCAGCGCGCTGACGACGCGCGACGCGAAGAGCAGGGCGTAGTTCGGGGCGAGCGCGCCCGCGACCTGGCCCAGGCCGAAGACGGTGATCAGGGAGATGAGAGTGGTGCGTCGGGGGAGCCGGAGGGTGGCCACCGCGAGCAGCGGGGCGCCCACCACCATGCCGATCGCGAAGGCCGAGATCAGGAGGCCGGCCCGGGGGATCGAGACGTTCATGTCGTCGGCGATGTCCGGGAGCAGGCCGGAGAGCATGAACTCGGACGTGCCCAGGGCGAAGACCGACAGGCCCAGGATGTAGACGGCGAGCGGCATACGGGCGCCGGCGGATGCGGGCGCGGGTGTGGTGGCGGGCATGACAGGTGTTAACGCCTGTCATGGGCGTGGCATTCCTGGTCAGCGTGTGAGTTCGTACACCCGGAGTCCGTCTTCGTCGGTTGTGTACGTGAAGCCCGCGCGGGTCAGGACGTCCTGGGACGGCTTGTTGTCGGGGTCCGTCTTCGCCAACACCGTGGTCACGTCACGGTGTTGGAGGGTGCGGTCCGCCAGGGCGCGGACGGCCTCGGTGGCGTAGCCGTGGCCGCGGGCCGCTTCGGCGAGGTCGTAGCCGATCTCGACGTGTCCTTCGGCGGGCGCGCCGTGGAAGCCCATGCCGCCGATGGCCCTGCCGTCCTGGTTGCGGATGAGCGCGTACATGCCCCAGGCCGGTGTGTAGACCCCGGCGACCGCCGCCCTGACCACCCCGCCGGCCGCGCGCCGGGTGCCGTCGAAGGGGCCGCCCTCGATCCAGGGCAGACCGCCGGTGCCGCCGTCGGCGAGGTTGGCGGCCTCCTCGGGGGTGACGGGGCGGAGGGTGAGGCGTTCTGTGGAGATCATCGGGCGATTATGCGCGGAGGAGGTCGAGCTCGGTAGCGATATTCGAGCGGGCCCTGTCCTGCCAGTGCGCGATTCCGTACGGGGTGCGGAACAGGGCGGGGAGGGCGAGGAGTTGGGCGAGAACGGCTGAGCGGCCCGTACGGAAGGCCTCGTCGGGGACGAAGGCGTACTCCTCGCGCACGGAGGCGGCGTACGCGGCGTAGTCCTCGGGCGAGGCGGCGAGGATCGCGAGATCCGCGTCGCAGAGGACCTCGCCGTTGGTGTCGTCGGGGTCGGGGTCGTGCGTGGTGGTCAGGCGGACCAGGCGGGCGACCTCGGCGGTGAGCGGGGCGGGGAGGCCGAGCTCGGGGAGGGCGCGCTCGGCGAGGGCGGCGCTGCGTTCCTCGTTCTCGGTGCGGTCGGGGCGGTAGACGGCGTCGTGGAACCAGGCGGCGAGGCGGACGGCGGAGGGGTCGTCGGCGTGCTCGGCGAGGGTGTCGACGTGGGTGAGGACGGTGAGGAGGTGGGTGGGGGTGTGATAGCGGCGCTGAGGCTCTGACCAGCGGGTGAGGAGGTTTTCCGCGTAGGGGGTGGTGGTGTCGGCGGGGGTCGGTTGTCCGGCGCGGGCTTCGAGGACGGTGCGGTGCCAGCGGGCGCGGAGGTCTTGACGGAGCTCTTGAAGGTCGTCGGGCATGGGGACATTGTGCTGGCATGACAGTTGATGAGCGTGATGCGGAGCTTCCCGGGCGGCTGTTGCGGGTCGGGCGCGATGAACTGATTCCGCTGCTGCGGGGGCGGGCGGATGCGGACTTCGACGTACGGACGTCGGGGTGTCCGGAGTGGACGGTGCGGGAGGTGCTCGCGCACTGCGGGGCGGTGCTGACGCGGGTGCGGGAGGAGCGGTACGAGAAGGGGGTCTTCTCACCGGAGTCGAACGACCGGGACATCGCCGAGCGGGCGGAGTGGTCGGTGAAGGAGATCGTGGACGAGGTGGAACGGGGGCTGACGGACGCGGGCCCGACGATCGCCGCGGCCACGCACGGGCTGTTCGACGGGATCGGGCTGGGGGAGTGGGTGCACGTGGGGGACGTGCGGGTGGCTTGGGGGCTGCCGGGGGCGTATGGCGGGGCGGGGCTCGGGGATGCGCTGTCGTTGTTGGGGGTGTTCGCGCGGGGGAAGTTGCTGGTGCGGGCCGAACTGACCGATGGGCGTGGGGAGTTGACGCTCGGGTCGGAGGGTGGGGTGGAGGCTCGGTATGTGGGGGACGGGCCGACGCTGATTCGGCTGTGCTCCGGGAGGTCGGTGGAGGGGGCGGAGTTCGAGCTGGTGGGGGCGGAGGTCGGGGAGCTGAACTTGTTCGGGTGACGGT
The sequence above is drawn from the Streptomyces sp. NBC_01465 genome and encodes:
- a CDS encoding GNAT family N-acetyltransferase translates to MISTERLTLRPVTPEEAANLADGGTGGLPWIEGGPFDGTRRAAGGVVRAAVAGVYTPAWGMYALIRNQDGRAIGGMGFHGAPAEGHVEIGYDLAEAARGHGYATEAVRALADRTLQHRDVTTVLAKTDPDNKPSQDVLTRAGFTYTTDEDGLRVYELTR
- a CDS encoding DUF4031 domain-containing protein, which translates into the protein MTVFIDPPTWPGHGRMWSHLVSDASFEELHAFAAGIGCPPRAFERDHYDVPSHRYDDAVRAGAVEIGSKELVRRITEAGLRRPKGRPSA
- a CDS encoding maleylpyruvate isomerase family mycothiol-dependent enzyme, producing MTVDERDAELPGRLLRVGRDELIPLLRGRADADFDVRTSGCPEWTVREVLAHCGAVLTRVREERYEKGVFSPESNDRDIAERAEWSVKEIVDEVERGLTDAGPTIAAATHGLFDGIGLGEWVHVGDVRVAWGLPGAYGGAGLGDALSLLGVFARGKLLVRAELTDGRGELTLGSEGGVEARYVGDGPTLIRLCSGRSVEGAEFELVGAEVGELNLFG
- a CDS encoding HD domain-containing protein: MPDDLQELRQDLRARWHRTVLEARAGQPTPADTTTPYAENLLTRWSEPQRRYHTPTHLLTVLTHVDTLAEHADDPSAVRLAAWFHDAVYRPDRTENEERSAALAERALPELGLPAPLTAEVARLVRLTTTHDPDPDDTNGEVLCDADLAILAASPEDYAAYAASVREEYAFVPDEAFRTGRSAVLAQLLALPALFRTPYGIAHWQDRARSNIATELDLLRA
- a CDS encoding Cmx/CmrA family chloramphenicol efflux MFS transporter, giving the protein MPLAVYILGLSVFALGTSEFMLSGLLPDIADDMNVSIPRAGLLISAFAIGMVVGAPLLAVATLRLPRRTTLISLITVFGLGQVAGALAPNYALLFASRVVSALACAGFWAVGAAVAIAMVPVNARARAMAVMIGGLSIANVLGVPAGAFLGDSLGWRSAFWAVGAASAIALVGVTTLIPRIPLPAEKPQLKRELSIYRDRQVWLSIAITALAAGGVFCAFSYLAPLLTDTAGLSESWVPGVLALFGFGALVGTTVGGRVADAHLFGVLLTGTAASTIFLIALALFAHSTPAVIVLAFLLGTSAFYTAPALNARMFNVAGAAPTLAGATTTSAFNLGNTGGPWLGGIVISAGLGYAATAWAGAAMTAGAIALAAVSLRFQRQSASRVIAKSVSALTPTDAPSAVAAPPR